The following nucleotide sequence is from Diospyros lotus cultivar Yz01 chromosome 3, ASM1463336v1, whole genome shotgun sequence.
TGGTTTTGCGGACCTAATATTAAGCCAAACAACAGTAGGGACAATCATTAAAATAGAGGAAGATGATACACCATACTCTGTCGTTACCGCTCTTAACTTGGGAAGATATAAGGCAAACAACATATTCTCTTAAAAGTTTACATGTTATTGCTTCTTAGTTGCTTAACATGTCTATAAATTTGTGTAATGGCTAGTACGTGCCAATTTTACTTCAGAGAGTTGCATTTGTACCTTATATGAAGGAGCATAAAAGTCTCTACATAAGTTAAATGACACTTTCTTCCCCTTAAACGTCTAGCATGTCTTTGACATGTAGTCAATGTTAGGCTTCTGTTTGGAACATCCATGATCCATCATCCCACTTGTACATATTCAAATAGCATGGGTTTTTTTTACCAGGATCATAAATGTATTAAGGAACTCACAGACTTCTTGCTTAAAGCATGCAAGGACAAGGATATACTCGGTAACTTGAGATCCTTCTTCAAAGAGCAAATGCAGAATGTCGGGCTTTTGGTCTCTCAGCGTGTTGTCAATCTCCCTCCCCAGCTCCTGCCACCTCTTTATGATGcgctctttgatgaaatctcaTGGGCGACAGAAGATGAGGTTAGTTAAGAAACTGTGCCAATGGGTGAACTTGACAGAAAATCTCCCGCTTCCCCCTCCGCCCCcatccccttctctctctctctctctctccctccctccctccctcatgTTTACTTGCtgtaattttatcaaaaaactTATGTATTATTCTCCCTCTTCTTATAGCGGACGGAGGAGCTCAGGAGGTCCTTTTGCTTAAAGCACTATCTATTGCTAACTAGAATCTATGAGGTGCTTAAATGGGAATTTACCTGTTAtcattttgatttataattGCTTCCCGTATGATATGTTAGCTTCAAcattttccccttttttctttcttttctgtttCATTATTCAATCTACAGCATATGAatggtggaaaaaaaaaaggcagcaGTAAGGAGGCTACAATATTTATTAAGGCAGAGGATGAAATCTTTTACCAGGTACTTAGGGTTGTTTTTTAAGCATGTGCGTGGGTTTTCCTGGTCCACTGAATTTGTAACTTACCCACAATTACGCTCCTGATTGTGTCTTCAAATAATTTCAGCTCAGTTCCTGGTCCTTTAAGTTCCCATTGCGCATTGAGCAACTTGCAAACGAAGAGGTATTTTCCAGTTGATGGCATTAGTGTTATTAAAGCAACTATTATGATTCtacaattacaattttttttagtttgtatAATATTTACTCTTTGTGTGACTCATTGAATGCACCATGAATCAAACTAGGCATGAATTCTTTTGCATCAAATTGGCATCtttattattctattttgttTACTTTTAGATGCTCAATTTTTCTGAGCATGTGAGATTTTTGCATCTTTATTTTGGACAAGGGCAACAAGAAATTGTTCAAATCAACAAGTGTAAGTCAAAATTATGGGAAATTATTTCCTTATATTTAGAATGCATATCAGGCCAGCCAAGTGGTGGCTTGCTCAAGCATGTTCGAACTTTATATGTTCACTTTGTGAGTCAATATCAAAGGGCATTTAATGAGTAAATCAGAGTCAAACTTGAGTGGCATAGTTATTGTACGTGCTTAGTTGTAAGCTTAGCTTGCTGAGTTTGAGAAGAGCTCAAAAAGTTGATAAGCTCAAGGCAGGTCAAACATGGGATTATATAGATAAATGTGGCTTGGCTTGTTTAGATAATGAATTATGTCCAACTTAGACAATCTGAACAGCTCTGAAGCTCCAATAGCTTGCCTTATTCTTTGCATTTATTGTTCCAAGTCATTGCTGGAAAAATGGAATTAGTATAACTGTACTTGCAGCTGAAGAATTACAGGTTGATGGGTTTAGTCATGGTTGTTGAAGCAGAGAAGATTTCAATGTTCCGACAACAGTTGCATTCTTTGATAAGTGAATCGTGATGATACTAGAAGATGCACTGTCTCATCAATGAAGTGTGTTTGCTTCCGACATTTCTCAAATAATATAACAAGTAGAGCTGATCGTTGTTTTTTAGCTCACCTGTTACCTAATAGGGAAATCCTCATTAGAAAATCTTTTGTGATGTTGGTGGCACAAGTGCATTAATCTTATTCAAGACCTGCCAGTTCTTTGTGGGCGTTTTAGTAGTAATCACCAGCTATGGTTGTTATTTGTATTGGACCTCAGTGAGTAGCTACATAGACttaaagagttaattttattgaaCTTAATGCTAGAAATTTTGTTTTCCTATTGTGTTAAAAGAGCATTGTTTCATACACACTTATGCCTCGTTCTTCAGAGTTGGCCACTTGTTCTCTATAACTCCTGCCATTTCAAATCTCAAGCTTGTATCTGTGTTGTAATCTGGACATCTTCTGTAATGTAGTGCATGGCCAACTAATATGACTAGTTGAACGGATGCCATACTACTAATAATTTGGCCAATCCAATTCATTATCTGTGCATGGCtactaaaaagaaaatcaaaatattgaaCCCCTGACCTTAGGAAGGTTAGGGGTTGGTGTTTTAcgaatttcaattttaaatttatttttaattttgtgctttaagtgtttattttaatattattgaaaatatttttttttgtctgtaatacttttttatatttttaaaattttaaacatatttataatcaaaatgactttttattgtttgagtttttttttttaataaaatttttatatttttaaaaatataaaaataaatatatttttactattttaaaaaattaaaaacaaaaaacgacTATTTAGACTGTTTTTGGTTGTCTGTGCATGGCTATTTAGGCAAAATTTCAGTAACACTCCTAGTATTTAGAACCTTTGGAACAACCAATTCCAAGGATGATGAATACCCAATCCAATCATGGAAATGAAACAAACTCTTTGCCCATTTCCAGAGGTTGCTAGAAAAGAATCTTTGGTATTTTTAGAGATTTCCATTCAAGATCCTCCACCAATAAAACTAGTATAAGATGGTATCCCAATCTCTTTCAATGCAATACATGATAAGCACATGTATGCGTCCAATTAATAGTATGGTATGTAATGTAGGCAATTATTGCTGGCATCAAGATTCCTAACTTAAATCTCAGTCATGCTTGCAATGGAATAGCCTAGAGTTCTCGGGCACGATTCAAAAAAGGTGCTTAGGACCATAGCTGAAACTACCCCAAAAAAAGGGCTAGATCATCCCTTAATAAAGCTAATCAAGAATTTCTTGACACGCAAAAACCACGTGTAAAACAGATTGTGTGAACAGGTTGTTGTTAACTTTTGCATACTAGTAATTGCATTGGGAGAGGGCACAAGCTCAAAATGGTATCCTCAAATACCGACCCAACCCGCCATAAAACCCAATCAAACAAACACTCCAAAGCAGACGCAGACAGAATGCTCCAAAACTGAAGCAACAAGGTACTTCACAATCATTATAACGTTCGTTCCAATGGGACTTAGCAGcatcaaaattaaactaaatccAACAAATTTACAAAGGACTAGGTCCAAGGAAAACCATGCTCAGCATAAGATTGGTAGGATTTTTTCTATGTAGGAGAACATTCCTAATCAtcatcagcagcagcagcagcagaagcTACTGTCtcaacctttgtttccttttcctCCGTACACTTTCCATCCTGCCAAACACAAAAAACACGAGGCCAACTTAAACCGCATCtgtgtaattaaaaaaagtaaaaagaacaaCTAAACAGATactaatttcaaaacatttaagCCATCATCCACCATCAAAGAACTTACATCTGCTGCACCTTGAGCGTTGTTCTCAGACTGTAAGGCCTTCTTATATTCCTCCTTGAGCTCTGCAGCTCTATCCATGTAAGGCTTTTCTCCTAACAAACGAATAGAGATAGAAGGGGTCAGAACAGTTGCAGCAAACAAAGGATCTTCTTGGCTCAGAAAATAATGCGACACTGGCACTCACCTCATCCGTCATAGACTTCCACTTCTCACCGCCTTCCTTGGCAACCTAATTTCAAACCAGAAAGATTAAGCCCCCTCCATTGACATTCAACAAACCccattaaaagaagaaagtttAAGAACTCAAATGGTACCTACCATCGAAACACTCTTGCAATCTGGGTTTGCTTCCTTGTAAGTTTTCCTAAATTCATCCCTGAAGCATAACATTTGATTTATCAGCATGAAAATGCGAAAGAATTCTAACAAAGGGAGGCATTTTATAATCTTacatgaagaggaagaaagcaGTTGGAGGACGTTTGGGAGCATTCGGATCTTTgcccttcttttccttcttggCTTTCTTTGGATTTGGCTCAGCAGTAGATTTTGCTCTTTTTCTGGACAAGCATTTTGGTTTAGCCAAACACTAACGCAAATTCCGCTATTTGTTTCCAAGAAGAAATCGGAAAAATACAGCCCCAATACCCACATCATAGGCGCACTCAGCGAGACAGATCATTAACATTAAGGACATACAGGAAAGGAGGAAAAGATGGGGAGGGGGGAGAAGAGAGAGGAAGTAATGCTTACTTTTCAGGTGCTACCGAATCAGATTGTTTTTCTTGATCTGCCATTTGTGTATCTGTATTAAgcatcatcaacatataaaataCCAATTACATGATGTATCATGGGGACACAATAAGAGCAACGGAGGGAGGAAAAACAGAGTGGATTAAAAAGCCAATCATAAGTAAACGACAGTTTATGAGATATGGGTTCTTACCTAAAGTCCTCCGAATTTGAGCCTCCATTTGACAGTCATGCCAATCGATCAAAACGACGGGCACCTGTTTGTTGCACTTTTCACTGCGAAAAAGAAACCCTAAACCAATCACTATTAtatgcacagagagagagagcgaggggGGGGGCATTGGTTTGATGGGGAATTACCAGGAAGTGAAAGCGCTGCCATCGCGGGCGCGCTTGAGCGTAGCATCGGAGACTTGGACCCTCTTGGTGTTGCGGCCTCTGGCTCTGGTTGCACTGCTGTTGTTCTCCTTCTTCCCTCTTCCTTCTCCCCCCATTTCCTCCCAATTCCAACCCAGCAAAGTTTGAAGAAAGAGAAGCAATCAATCACACGACGAGACGAGACGAGAGACGAAGATGAATTTGAGGCGGCAGCCAAGTGCCAAGCCCTAAGCATATAAATTGAAGAATTGCGAAAAACGAAACTTGTACATTTGGCGCCCCGCCCATGTTTTATCGACGGCGGGAAAATCAATCTTAAAAACATCAAAACTAAAAAAGAGGGAAAATCGTACTCACCGCCCCACTTTCATGCGGATTGCTGACGTGTCTCTCGTTTTGATGGGCCTGGGCCATGGGCCTTTGATAGCCCAGCCCAAGCTCATGCCCAAGCCCAAACCGTTTCTCCCATTATATTATATCCTTTGACATTATTTGCTAGATAAAAGTAGATAATTAGGGAGCAAATAAGATCATCTACAAAACCAGAGTATCAAGCTTGAGGATACTTGAACGGGCAACATTTTGAAACCAGGATTGGGATAATGGAAtcaattaagatttattttttatttaagaataaatgtctgataatttaaatttaaaaataaaaaataataaaaccatAATCGATTTTTAAATTCTATCACCTTTGACCTTccccaaaaaataatatataaataacttatcaatttccataaaaataatatataaataactttCATTATCCTCTTGTTTCTCTCCTactccttttcttttctgtcgGTGGTAGAGAAGAAGGTGAACTGCTAGCAAGAGCGACAAACCCAAAGAGTTCGccaatagaaacaaaaaattcgGGATTTCAATGTGAACAAATTGTTTCAGGCAATTGAAGATATCAACAATCAAAAGCATAAATCAGCAAGAAGAAATTGAACAAACTACACCATAGATAGCCACAAATGTTGAAGATCAGCGACTTCAACACCGTAGGAACAAGGCTTTTTCACTTTTGGCCTTCAGACAGCTCTGCTCTTTTTGCATCTCTTTTTGCATCTTCATGGTAACACCTAAAGTAGTCAGTCATACACTGAGAATATGATGTCTACGCGGCATTTACCAATGAAATCAGTTAGTTCTTCGCTAAGCTGAGGGGAGGAGGAACCATGTTTAAAGCCTTCAATAAGAAAGCAAAAATGAAAGCATCTTCTTGGAGCTTCTCAAACCTGCATCAATAAAAA
It contains:
- the LOC127797666 gene encoding protein BCCIP homolog isoform X2, with translation MTRQVFIKPHPSIFSPFCRSVARLASAYKVKRQIQIRKLHQKSSPNSSGGKVNHKVGTDKREPYGSSDEEEFEGTVQADFAFFDPKSDDFHGVKGLLMTYLDHQEWDISGFADLILSQTTVGTIIKIEEDDTPYSVVTALNLGRYKDHKCIKELTDFLLKACKDKDILGNLRSFFKEQMQNVGLLVSQRVVNLPPQLLPPLYDALFDEISWATEDERTEELRRSFCLKHYLLLTRIYEHMNGGKKKGSSKEATIFIKAEDEIFYQLSSWSFKFPLRIEQLANEELKNYRLMGLVMVVEAEKISMFRQQLHSLISES
- the LOC127797666 gene encoding protein BCCIP homolog isoform X4 — translated: MTRQVFIKPHPSIFSPFCRSVARLASAYKVKRQIQIRKLHQKSSPNSSECSKSNLSLGGKVNHKVGTDKREPYGSSDEEEFEGTVQADFAFFDPKSDDFHGVKGLLMTYLDHQEWDISGFADLILSQTTVGTIIKIEEDDTPYSVVTALNLGRYKDHKCIKELTDFLLKACKDKDILGNLRSFFKEQMQNVGLLVSQRVVNLPPQLLPPLYDALFDEISWATEDERTEELRRSFCLKHYLLLTRIYEHMNGGKKKGSSKEATIFIKAEDEIFYQFLVL
- the LOC127797177 gene encoding HMG1/2-like protein isoform X2, producing MGGEGRGKKENNSSATRARGRNTKRVQVSDATLKRARDGSAFTSCEKCNKQVPVVLIDWHDCQMEAQIRRTLDTQMADQEKQSDSVAPEKKRAKSTAEPNPKKAKKEKKGKDPNAPKRPPTAFFLFMDEFRKTYKEANPDCKSVSMVAKEGGEKWKSMTDEVKKPYMDRAAELKEEYKKALQSENNAQGAADDGKCTEEKETKVETVASAAAAADDD
- the LOC127797666 gene encoding protein BCCIP homolog isoform X3, which produces MTRQVFIKPHPSIFSPFCRSVARLASAYKVKRQIQIRKLHQKSSPNSSECSKSNLSLGGKVNHKVGTDKREPYGSSDEEEFEGTVQADFAFFDPKSDDFHGVKGLLMTYLDHQEWDISGFADLILSQTTVGTIIKIEEDDTPYSVVTALNLGRYKDHKCIKELTDFLLKACKDKDILGNLRSFFKEQMQNVGLLVSQRVVNLPPQLLPPLYDALFDEISWATEDERTEELRRSFCLKHYLLLTRIYEHMNGGKKKGSSKEATIFIKAEDEIFYQLSSWSFKFPLRIEQLANEEVDGFSHGC
- the LOC127797666 gene encoding protein BCCIP homolog isoform X1, yielding MTRQVFIKPHPSIFSPFCRSVARLASAYKVKRQIQIRKLHQKSSPNSSECSKSNLSLGGKVNHKVGTDKREPYGSSDEEEFEGTVQADFAFFDPKSDDFHGVKGLLMTYLDHQEWDISGFADLILSQTTVGTIIKIEEDDTPYSVVTALNLGRYKDHKCIKELTDFLLKACKDKDILGNLRSFFKEQMQNVGLLVSQRVVNLPPQLLPPLYDALFDEISWATEDERTEELRRSFCLKHYLLLTRIYEHMNGGKKKGSSKEATIFIKAEDEIFYQLSSWSFKFPLRIEQLANEELKNYRLMGLVMVVEAEKISMFRQQLHSLISES
- the LOC127797177 gene encoding high mobility group B protein 7-like isoform X1, whose translation is MFLRLIFPPSIKHGRGAKCTSFVFRNSSIYMLRAWHLAAASNSSSSLVSSRRVIDCFSFFKLCWVGIGRKWGEKEEGRRRTTAVQPEPEAATPRGSKSPMLRSSAPAMAALSLPGFLFRSEKCNKQVPVVLIDWHDCQMEAQIRRTLDTQMADQEKQSDSVAPEKKRAKSTAEPNPKKAKKEKKGKDPNAPKRPPTAFFLFMDEFRKTYKEANPDCKSVSMVAKEGGEKWKSMTDEVKKPYMDRAAELKEEYKKALQSENNAQGAADDGKCTEEKETKVETVASAAAAADDD